One Rhizoctonia solani chromosome 3, complete sequence genomic region harbors:
- a CDS encoding glutamate synthase (NADPH/NADH) has protein sequence MAASSRGQGRNSNDEDQSDNQESSNSIYAALARTTARGVGLYFARPMRLFRPTKISGWTTLRHVAASQGTSLSPAFVTNLIRTQGALVIPRHFIPPLLVNTCLGTILFTTYSYTYDTIHHEDTHLNSTIASAIAGATAGAVQSIAGAPAENVRLYLEGDTTGKQTSVQGWRQAWKDVFRDSDQSGMERDRKALRREARATRNWAREVAGMSMGRGWEGWGWSCAKDTLGFALFFATFDVSRHAATFVSRARSDRRRGAKRLEAILWDKSFHPELSDDSEREGHKSIFTKLAQDLGLRVLGWRGVPTDGTILGPAASSKEPSILQPFVVLRENYGDAKSSHNGPFDQRLFERQLYVLRKHATHTITLTRWFYICSLSTSNIVYKGQLSPPQVYNYYHDLNHVLYKSHFALVHSRFSTNTFPSWDRAQPMRWAAHNGEINTVRGNKNWMRAREGVLQSTLFGDELNLLYPIIEAGGSDSAAFDNVLELLVVNGVVSLPEAVMMMIPEAWQDNELMEPEKRAFYNWSACVQEPWDGPALFTFSDGRYCGANLDRNGLRPCRYIITNEDIMVCASEVGAIYIEPEKVVSKGRLKPGRMLLVDTVEGRVVDDKELKRTTARKQNFALGSRRTISIDSVIDNTVLATDPKLLAFGYTVEQLNLLMLPMVSEGKEALGSMGNDAPLACMATQARPVYDYFRQLFAQVTNPPIDPIRESIVMSLESYVGPEGNLLEMKPEQCHRILLKSPVLGIEEMNALKNLSAAYPKWSSRTIDITFPKSEGLPGYRAALDRVCNEATAAIEDNQKVIILSDRAVGKDRIPLSALIACGAVHHHLVLQKKRAKVALMVETGEAREVHHLCVLVGYGADAICPYLVMEVIHKVSRERIVKGEQTVEQLLKNYRKATDNGILKVMSKMGISTLQSYKGAQIFEALGLHNEVVSRCFTGTASRVQGATFDLLAMDAFELHERGYPSRETLLPPGMPESGEYHWRDGGEAHVNDPAGIANLQDAVRERNQAAYDAYSRNAREQIKQASLRGLLEFKYEAATPIPVEQVEPWNEIVRRFVTGAMSYGSISMEAHSTLAVAMNRLGGKSNTGEGGEDAERSQVFPNGDTMRSAIKQVASGRFGVTSNYLADADELQIKMAQGAKPGEGGELPGHKVSGSIARTRHSTAGVGLISPPPHHDIYSIEDLKQLIYDLKCSNPRSRVSVKLVSEVGVGIVASGVAKAKADHILISGHDGGTGASRWTGIKYAGLPWELGLAETHQTLVLNDLRGRVTVQTDGQIRTGRDIAIACLLGAEEWGFATTPLIAMGCIMMRKCHLNTCPVGIATQDPMLRAKFAGQPEQVINFFYYLAEELRGIMAKLGFRTINEMVGRADMLKVDEALRTPKTAKLDLAPILKPAWQMRPGAATYRIRQQDHKLYIRLDNKFIDEAEPALTQGLPVHIECDVVNTDRALGTTLSYRVSKLYGEEGLPKDTIHILMRGSAGQSCGAFLAPGPVWRSSRRIPSQQSTFKAEENIIIGNVCLYGATSGEAFIRGIAAERFAVRNSGANAVVEGTGDHGCEYMTGGRVVVLGTTGRNFAAGMSGGIAYVLDMAHTFAAKVNQEMVELGKVTDPREIAELRSLIEDHRHYTGSEVANRVLMDFHHLLPMFVRVMPLDYKRVLEEKAAREKEEKKKQSFIDLVPSHTASQVDLASETLEDVLLPKEPLSAAVSNAQLAPGRRSEPAIVDVEDSMIDENTTKTRMAKLDKTRGFMKYKRLNEAYRPPRKRVKDWKEISNRLTESELKYQSARCMDCGIPFCQSDSGCPISNIIPKWNDLVFKGQWRDALNRLLMTNNFPEFTGRVCPAPCEGACVLGINEQPVGIKSIECAIIDKGFEMGWMKPTKPTFRTGKKIAIIGSGPAGLACADQLNKAGHTVTVYDRNDRMGGLLMYGIPNMKLDKSIVQRRLDLMAEEGITFVPNSNIGVDIDAEDLRSANDAVVFCTGATWPRDLKIPNRDAAGIHFAMEFLQVAQHQIFIGLGLQDSSYINARGKDVIVIGGGDTGNDCIGTSMRHGAKSVTNFELLPKPPASRGRDNPWPQWPRIFRTDYGHTEVAAHFGNDPREYSISTKDFTVDEEGKLTGLNTVRVEWTKDSGGRWKMEEVPGSEKYFPAQLVFLALGFLGPQQEPLKKLGVKLDGRGNVQTPHKKYSTNVDGVFAAGDCRRGQSLIVWGINEGRGAAAEVDAWLSNGVTRLPSAGGIKQRLFIPPVTATLTKPVHVDA, from the exons GCCGATGAGGTTATTTCGCCCAACGAAGA TTAGTGGCTGGACAACCCTCCGCCATGTAGCAGCCTCCCAGGGGACAAGCCTTTCACCAGCATTTGTTACCAATTTGATACGGACGCAAGGG GCATTGGTCATTCCTCGACATTTTATTCCTCCACTACTAGTCAATACTTGCCTCGGGACAATCCTTTTCACAACATACAGCTATACGTATGATACTATCCACCATGAAGACACCCACTTAAACAGCACCATCGCTTCCGCGATTGCTGGGGCTACAGCGGGTGCCGTACAGTCTATCGCCGGTGCGCCGGCTGAAAATGTTAGACTATACCTCGAGGGGGATACAACCGGCAAACAGACAAGTGTCCAAGGATGGCGGCAAGCCTGGAAAGATGTATTCAGAGACTCTGACCAATCAGGAATGGAGCGTGATCGGAAGGCCTTGCGTCGTGAAGCCCGCGCAACAAGAAACTGGGCACGAGAAGTAGCTGGGATGTCAATGGGCCGAGGGTGGGAGGGCTGGG GGTGGAGTTGTGCAAAGGATACACTTG GCTTCGCACTGTTTTTCGCTACCTTCGACGTCTCGAGGCATGCTGCGACCTTTGTATCCCGAGCTCGCTCCGACCGACGCCGTGGGGCAAAACGTTTGGAAGCCATTCTCTGGGATAAATCGTTTCACCCAGAGCTTAGT GACGATTCGGAGCGTGAAGGTCACAAGTCTATCTTTACCAAACTCGCTCAAGATCTCGGGCTCCGAGTGCTTGGATGGCGCGGAGTCCCCACCGATGGCACCATTTTAGGGCCGGCCGCTAGCAGCAAAGAACCCTCTATTTTACAACCTTTTGTTGTACTTCGTGAGAACTACGGCGATGCAAAGTCCAGTCACAATGGTCCCTTTGACCAGCGACTCTTTGAGCGACAACTCTATGTCTTGCGCAAGCATGCAACCCACACCAT CACCCTTACTCGCTGGTTCTATATTTGCTCGCTCTCCACAAGTAATATCGTCTACAAGGGTCAGCTCTCACCGCCACAGGTATACAACTATTACCACGATCTCAACCATGTCCTCTACAAATCACACTTTGCACTCGTACACTCTCGATTCTCAACCAACACGTTCCCAAGTTGGGACCGTGCCCAGCCAATGAGGTGGGCGGCGCACAATG GTGAAATCAACACTGTTCGAGGTAATAAAAATTGGATGCGTGCTCGCGAGGGCGTTCTGCAATCAACACTCTTTGGTGACGAACTTAATCTCTTATATCCTATTATTGAAGCTGGAGGATCCGACTCGGCGGCATTTGACAACGTACTCGAATTATTGGTCGTCAATGGCGTCGTCTCTCTCCCTGAGGCCGTTATGATGATGATTCCCGAAGCTTGGCAGGACAATGAGCTCATGGAGCCAGAAAAACGTGCTTTCTACAACTGGTCCGCTTGCGTACAAGAGCCTTGGGACGGACCTGCGCTTTTTACTTTCAGCGATGGCCGATACTGCGGAGCCAACTTGGATCGAAACGGTCTTCGCCCTTGCCGTTATATCATTACGAACGAGGACATTATGGTCTGCGCTTCCGAGGTCGGTGCGATCTACATTGAACCCGAGAAGGTTGTCTCCAAGGGCCGTCTCAAGCCCGGGCGTATGCTGCTCGTTGATACAGTCGAGGGACGCGTCGTTGACGACAAGGAACTCAAGCGAACAACCGCTCGTAAGCAAAACTTCGCTCTTGGGTCGAGG CGTACCATATCTATCGACTCAGTCATTGACAACACTGTCCTCGCGACTGACCCCAAACTCCTCGCTTTCGGTTATACGGTGGAGCAACTCAACTTGTTGATGCTGCCCATGGTTTCAGAAGGAAAGGAGGCGCTTGGCTCTATGGGTAACGATGCTCCTCTGGCCTGCATGGCTACTCAGGCTCGCCCAGTGTATGATTACTTCCGCCAGCTATTCGCTCAGGTCACAAACCCACCGATCGATCCCATTCGCGAGAGTATCGTCATGTCGCTCGAGTCTTATGTTGGACCGGAGGGAAATCTCCTCGAAATGAAGCCCGAACAGTGTCACCGAATTCTCCTCAAGTCCCCAGTTCTTGGAATCGAAGAAATGAACGCGCTCAAGAACCTCAGCGCCGCATATCCCAAGTGGTCCTCTCGTACGATCGATATCACGTTCCCCAAATCTGAAGGACTCCCTGGGTACCGCGCTGCGCTCGATCGTGTCTGCAACGAGGCGACTGCTGCGATCGAGGACAACCAAAAGGTCATCATTCTATCCGATCGTGCCGTAGGAAAGGATCGCATTCCCCTCAGTGCCCTGATTGCCTGTGGGGCTGTTCACCATCACCTCGTTCTCCAGAAGAAGCGAGCCAAGGTCGCATTGATGGTTGAAACTGGAGAGGCTCGCGAGGTTCATCACCTCTGTGTATTAGTCGGCTATGGGGCTGATGCAATTTGTCCCTACCTTGTAATGGAAGTAATCCACAAAGTTAGCCGGGAGCGTAT CGTCAAGGGAGAGCAAACAGTGGAACAGTTGCTGAAAAATTATCGCAAGGCGACCGACAATGGTATCCTTAAGGTGATGAGCAAAATGGGCATCTCGACTCTGCAGTCATACAAGGGCGCACAAATATTTGAGGCATTGGGGCTCCACAACGAAGTCGTCTCTCGGTGCTTTACTGGTACAGCCAGTCGTGTTCAGGGCGCAACCTTTGATCTACTTGCTATGGATGCGTTTGAGCTCCATGAGCGTGGGTACCCTTCGCGCGAAACACTTCTACCTCCTGGAATGCCGGAATCCGGGGAGTACCACTGGCGTGATGGTGGTGAGGCGCATGTCAACGACCCCGCAGGCATCGCGAATCTTCAGGATGCGGTACGCGAGAGGAACCAGGCCGCCTATGACGCATACAGTCGTAATGCACGCGAACAGATCAAGCAAGCATCACTTCGTGGCCTGCTCGAGTTCAAATACGAAGCCGCGACCCCTATCCCCGTTGAGCAAGTCGAGCCTTGGAATGAGATTGTTCGTCGATTTGTTACCGGTGCCATGTCCTATGGGTCGATTTCTATGGAAGCTCACTCCACACTTGCGGTCGCGATGAACCGCCTCGGGGGAAAGTCTAACACCGGCGAGGGAGGTGAAGATGCGGAGCGTTCTCAAGTCTTCCCTAATGGCGATACAATGCGTTCTGCCATCAAACAGGTTGCCAGCGGACGATTTGGTGTGACCAGTAACTATCTCGCCGACGCGGATGAGCTTCAGATCAAGATGGCACAAGGCGCGAAGCCGGGTGAAGGTGGTGAGCTTCCCGGACACAAGGTTTCTGGTTCAATCGCTCGCACGCGTCACTCGACTGCCGGGGTGGGGCTTATTTCCCCACCTCCCCATCATGACATCTACAGTATCGAAGACCTTAAACAGCTTATTTACGATCTAAAATGCTCGAACCCCCGTTCTCGCGTATCAGTCAAGCTTGTTTCAGAAGTTGGTGTTGGCATTGTAGCGAGTGGTGTGGCCAAGGCCAAGGCCGACCATATTCTTATTTCTGGCCACGATGGCGGAACCGGTGCTTCACGTTGGACCGGTATCAAATACGCTGGGCTTCCGTGGGAGCTTGGCCTTGCTGAGACTCACCAAACACTCGTGCTCAATGATCTGCGTGGACGTGTGACTGTCCAGACTGATGGTCAGATCCGTACCGGACGTGATATCGCGATCGCTTGCTTGCTCGGAGCCGAGGAGTGGGGCTTTGCTACTACACCTCTCATTGCTATGGGATGCATTATGATGCGTAAATGCCATC TCAATACCTGTCCTGTTGGTATCGCTACTCAAGACCCGATGCTTCGAGCCAAATTCGCCGGTCAACCTGAGCAAGTCATTAACTTCTTCTATTATCTCGCCGAGGAGCTCCGTGGTATTATGGCTAAGCTTGGATTCCGCACGATCAACGAAATGGTTGGGCGCGCCGATATGCTCAAAGTCGATGAAGCTCTCCGCACGCCAAAGACGGCTAAGCTCGATCTCGCGCCTATTCTGAAACCGGCATGGCAGATGCGTCCAGGTGCTGCCACATACCGCATTCGTCAGCAAGACCACAAGCTCTATATCCGCCTAGACAACAAGTTTATCGACGAAGCCGAGCCCGCACTTACCCAAGGGCTGCCCGTACACATCGAGTGTGACGTAGTCAATACCGATCGTGCGTTGGGAACAACTCTGTCTTACCGAGTGTCGAAGCTTTACGGAGAAGAGGGCTTACCCAAGGATACAATTCATATCCTCATGCGCGGATCGGCCGGACAGTCTTGTGGAGCGTTCCTTGCCCCTG GGCCTGTCTGGCGGTCGTCTCGTCGTATACCCTCCCAACAGTCAACCTTCAAGGCAGAAGAGAACATTATCATAGGCAACGTCTGCTTGTATGGCGCCACCTCTGGAGAGGCATTTATTCGTGGTATTGCTGCTGAACGCTTTGCTGTGCGCAACTCGGGTGCGAATGCTGTCGTTGAAGGAACCGGAGACCACGGCTGCGAGTACATGACTGGTGGTCGTGTCGTTGTTCTCGGAACCACTGGGCGTAACTTTGCTGCGGGTATGAGCGGAGGTATCGCATATGTCCTGGATATGGCCCACACCTTTGCAGCCAAGGTCAATCAAGAGATGGTCGAACTCGGCAAGGTTACCGATCCCCGTGAAATTGCTGAGCTACGTAGCCTCATCGAGGATCACCGCCATTACACCGGGTCCGAGGTCGCGAACCGAGTGCTCATGGACTTTCATCATCTTCTTCCCATGTTCGTCCGTGTCATGCCCCTCGACTACAAACGCGTTCTCGAAGAAAAGGCGGCTCGGGAGAaagaagagaagaagaaaCAGAGCTTTATCGATCTCGTGCCTTCACACACAGCGAGCCAAGTCGATTTGGCATCCGAGACTCTCGAAGACGTTCTGCTACCAAAGGAACCTCTCTCCGCCGCAGTTTCTAACGCACAGCTCGCTCCCGGTCGGCGCAGCGAACCTGCGATCGTCGACGTTGAAGACTCGATGATCGACGAGAATACGACGAAGACTCGCATGGCCAAACTCGACAAGACGCGTGGCTTCATGAAGTATAAGCGCCTCAATGAAGCATACCGCCCACCTCGTAAGCGCGTCAAGGACTGGAAAGAAATCTCTAACCGATTGACCGAGAGCGAGCTCAAGTATCAATCGGCGCGTTGTATGGACTGCGGTATTCCTTTCTGTCAATCCGATAGCGGATGTCCCATCTCGAACATTATCCCCAAGTGGAACGACCTGGTCTTCAAGGGCCAATGGCGTGACGCACTGAATCGCCTACTCATGACGAACAATTTCCCCGAGTTCACTGGTCGTGTTTGTCCAGCCCCGTGCGAAGGTGCTTGCGTTTTGGGTATTAATGAGCAACCTGTGGGGATCAAGAGTATAGAGTGTGCGATCATTGACAAG GGTTTCGAAATGGGATGGATGAAGCCAACCAAGCCGACGTTCCGCACGGGCAAGAAAATTGCCATCATTGGCTCTGGACCTGCTGGCCTTGCATGCGCGGATCAACTAAACAAGGCGGGACATACCGTAACCGTTTACGATCGCAATGATCGCATGGGTGGGCTTCTCATGTATGGGATCCCCAA CATGAAGCTCGATAAGTCGATTGTACAGAGACGTCTTGACTTGATGGCTGAGGAAGGGATT ACGTTTGTCCCTAATTCCAACATTGGCGTGGATATCGATGCCGAGGACCTGAGAAGCGCTAATGATGCAGTCGTGTTTTGCACTGGTGCAACATGGCCTCGCGATCTAAAGATTCCCAACCGAGATGCAGCCGGCATTCACTTTGCTATGGAATTCCTCCAGGTTG CTCAACACCAAATCTTTATTGGACTCGGGCTTCAAGACAGTAGCTATATTAACGCTCGTGGGAAGGACGTCATTGTTATTGGAGGCGGAGATACTGGTAATGATTGCATAGGGACATCCATGCGTCACGGTGCCAAATCGGTTACAAACTTTGAATTGCTTCCTAAACCTCCAGCAAGCCGCGGTCGCGATAATCCATGGCCACAGTGGCCTCG TATTTTCCGTACCGACTATGGGCATACCGAAGTTGCTGCCCACTTTGGCAATG ACCCGCGCGAGTACTCCATTTCGACCAAAGATTTTACCGTGGATGAAGAAGGAAAGCTTACTGGTTTGAACACTGTCCGCGTTGAATGGACAAAAGACAGCGGAGGGCGCTGGAAGATGGAGGAGGTTCCTGGATCTGAGAAATATTTCCCGGCCCAATTAGTCTTCCTTGCTCTTGGTTTCTTGGGACCTCAGCAAGAACCACTGAAGAAGCTGGGAGTAAAACTTGACGGGCGTGGCAACGTTCAAACTCCGCACAAG AAATACTCCACCAACGTCGACGGTGTATTTGCTGCTGGTGATTGCCGCAGAGGCCAATCCCTAATCGTTTGGGGCATCAA TGAGGGTCGAGGCGCTGCTGCAGAGGTTGATGCATGGTTAAGCAATGGAGTTACTCGTCTTCCTTCTGCCGGTGGAATCAAACAACGT CTCTTCATTCCCCCGGTCACTGCCACTTTAACTAAGCCAGTTCATGTCGACGCCTGA